The Acidimicrobiales bacterium nucleotide sequence GGGACGTTGGACCAGTGAGCCGAGCATCTCTCCCTGCCACAGGGGAGACAGATTGGCCACCACGAGTAGACAAAGGACACCGGTGACAGCCGGACCGACTCGGGGGCGCCAGCGAGCCAAAGCTCCCACCCCGGCCCCAAGGCAGATGGCCAGGCCGAGGACCGACAGGGGGAGGGCCCGCGGTGTGCTGCGCAGTGCCAACCCGACATCGGTAAGTGTCCACTCGCGGAAGATCCGGCCGAGAAGTGATGGGTCGTCGTACGGGTGGGCCCCGATGCCCACGAGGATCCCAACCACGATCAGGGCCAGGACGTGGCCCCGATGGCGAAACCGAACCACGGCAGCGGCCAGGAGTGCCAGTAGGGGCAGAGCGAACGACAACGGCAGTGCCCACCGGGTGTACGAGGTGGAGGGTTCGATCCACGCCCCTAGGCGACCCTGACCGTAGAAGTACCAGTATCCCAGTCCCCGGAACAGTTCGGGAGCTGTGGCCGCGTCCGACACCACCCGATAGTTCTCCGTCAGCCGAAGGGTGGGTAGGCCGTGGCTGGCTTGGACTGCCAGACCGACCATCCACCAGAGACCGGTAAGCACGAAGGCCGCACCGATACGAACCGCGGCGCCCACAACGCGTCGCCATGGCACCGAGGCCTCGAGGCCCGACCAGAGCAGCCACAGGGCGGGGCCTAGCCCAACCAGAAGGAGCGAACTGGCGTTCACCCCACCCACCGTCAGGGTCACCAGACCGAAAATGGCCGCATGACGCCAGCCGGGAGTGCGCAGCGACCGGGTCGTGAGACCGAGCATCCACGGTAGGCCGGCCCATGGCAGGAGGATCACCGAATGCCGATCCACGTAGTTGAGGAGATACGGGCTGAGCATGTAGGCCAGTGAGGCAACCAGGACGCCACCGTCCCGCCACCCCAGGGTTCGCAGCAGCCAGCGCACGCCGAGACCAGCGGCAGCTAGCACAGTTCCCATCCAGAGTCGTTGTGCCAGCCAGTCAGGCAAGCCAGCGATATCGGCAAGCCAGTAGAAGGGGCCGATCGGCCACAGGTAGCCAATGTTCTGGTGGGTCACGGTCCCCATGGCAACCTCGGGCTGCCACATCGATGTGGCCCGCTCCATGAGGCGACCGGGGTCCAGATACAGGTACGCCTTGGTGTCGGCCGCCACCCGACCGGGATCGTTCAGCAGCAGCGGAACGTAGGCCAGTATGAGGATCACCAACCGCTCCAAGGCGGATCCGGACAGCCTCAGGAAGCCAGCCGGGGATCGGATCACTGGGCGGGCACCGTGGAGGCCAGTACCCGGAACGCCCCTGAGGCCGTGCGATCCCAGTCAAATCGAGTAGCCCCCGTGAGGGCGCCCGCCGAAAGCTGGTCCCAGCGCGATCCCAAAGCCTCCACCAGTAGTCCGGCCAGTTCATCGTCGGTGGTGGCCAGCAGGCCGGTGCGTCCGTCAATGACGGCGTCACGGTGTCCGGCAATATCGGTGGCAACCGACGGGGTGGCACACGCAGCGGCCTCAGTCAGGGTCATGCCCCAGCCCTCGCTGATCGACGCGCTGGCCACGAGTCGAGCCCGGCGATAGGCCGCTACGAGCTCGTCGTTGGAGACCCGTCCACGGAAGGTCGTGGCTGCGTACACGCCGAGGTCGCCAGCCAGGGCCCGAAGGGCCTCCTCCTCGGGACCGTCACCAATGACCTCCAGACGAAGTCCAGCCACCTGGTCCCTGGCCTCGGCAAAAGCCCGGATCAGAACGTCCACTCGCTTTGATGCAGTGAGTCGGCCCACCGAGACGATTAGGGGTTCGGAGTCACGCCGACCAGCCGGAGAGAACCGGCGGTGCACGCCGGGTTCGACCACGTGGACGCCATCGGGCCGGTGGCCGACCCCGGCGATCAGTCCGTCGCGTGATGACGCCGAGAGAGTTACGACCGGCGTGGACCGGTACCACCGTGGAGCAAGGCGATGCTCCAGAATCGATCCCAGCCGTGCCGGACCCGGTGGTAGAGCCAGTGGCCACATGTCGGCGTGGTCGTGGTGCTGGATGACCATACGTGGGCCGCGGGCCCACAGGGGAGAGAGGAAGGGCATCCCGTTCCAGACCTCGACAAGGGCATCCCGTCGACCATGTCGACCTAGTAGTTCGGCCAGTACTGCCCGCGGGAAGACCTGGTGGCGTCCTGCCCGACGCACTACCTCGACGCCATCACGCATGATCGTGGCCGGTTGGCCGGCCACTTCAGAGGTCCGTATGCAGACCTCCAGGCCAGCATTCGCCCACCGGCTGGTGACTTCCTGAAGGTGGAGTTCGGACCCACCGGCTTCGGGGTCTTCAAGGTCGCGCCAAGCCAGGACATGGACACGTCGGATGCCCGACCTGTCGATGCATTCGTCGAGGTCGTCCCCGAGCTTTTCAACGGATGTCCGGTCGTCTGCCGACGGTTCAGGGGTCATGCGCTCCGGATCGTACCGGTCGGCCCATTGGCACCCGGGGCGGTGGGGTCCAGATGGCAGACTCGGTTTGCCCATGCTGTTCCCGACGATCACCTTCGCCGTGTTCCTACTCCTAGTGCTTGCCGTCCACACGGTGCTCATGGAACGGCCCAGGGCATGGAAGGCCTCCATGCTTGTGGCCAGCTACATCTTCTACGGCTGGTGGGATTGGAGGTTCCTGTCGCTCATCTGGGTCTCCACGCTGGTCGACTTCGTGGCGGGACGTGCGATGCACGCTTCGGACGACCCGAGTCGACGGCGGTTTTGGTTGTGGTGCAGCCTGGCCACCAACCTTGGGATGCTGGGCTTTTTCAAGTACGCCGGGTTCTTTGTCGATTCCTTCGTGGACCTGCTGGGGAGCCTGGGCGTCCAAGCCACGGCGGGACCGCTGGGGATCATCCTCCCAGTGGGTATCAGCTTCTACACGTTCCAGACCATGTCGTACTCAATCGACATCTACCGTCGGGTTCTTGAACCAACCAACCGGCTACTGGACTTCGCACTGTTTGTGGGCTTCTTCCCACAACTAGTCGCCGGACCTATCGTGCGGGCCCGGGACTTTCTGGCTCAGTTGGCCACGGACGACCGGTCACCTATCGACACCGGGCGGGCCACTCGACTGGTACTTGGCGGCCTGTTCAAGAAGATGGTCCTGGCCGACGTACTCGGATCCAAGCTGGTCGACGGAGTGTTCGCTGACCCTGGCGGGGCGACCGGCCTGGAAACGCTGCTTGGCATCTACGGCTACGCCTTGCAGATATACGGCGACTTCAGTGGGTATTCCGACATCGCCATCGGCATCGCCTTGCTGCTGGGTTTCCGGTTCCCGGTGAATTTCGACCAGCCGTACCGGGCTCTCAGCCTCCAGGACTTCTGGCGGCGGTGGCACATCAGTCTTTCGTCATGGCTCCGGGACTATTTGTACATCGGGTTGGGGGGAAGTCGACGTGGTCGGTCCCGCACGGCTCGGAACCTGATGGCCACCATGCTGTTGGGCGGCCTGTGGCACGGGGCCGGATGGACATTCGTCTTGTGGGGGGCCATCCACGGCGTGGGTCTGGTCGCTGAACGGTCGATTCCCGGCCTACTGGGAGGGGCCGAGCCGTCCCGGCCGGGTCGGGTCGTCAGGACTTTGGTGACGTTTCACATCGTTTGCATCGGTTGGGTGTTCTTCCGCTCCGTGAACGTGGACAGGGCCATGGAGGTGTTCGGAGCCCTCGGGGGCTCGTGGACGACGGCCCCCGAGGTCGGGTTCGGCGTGGTGCTGCTACTCCTGGTCGGTGCGGCCACTCAACTGCTTCCGGTTGGGGCCGCCGACCGCTGGTGGGATCGGGCGGCACGCCTACCCGTGGTTCTGCAGGCCACCGGCTTCACCTGTGCCATCCTCGCTTTCGACCTGTTGGGTCCCGAGGGCGTCAAACCCTTTCTGTATTTCGCCTTCTAGAGAGCCCATCAAGAGCGGGCCCGATCGTCCCCTCAGCTGTGCGGTGAAATAGCTGGGGCGGGCAGCCGGGGGCGCCAGACGATGGCCACCACGACCAACACCGCTGGCCAGATGGCGAAAACGGTGAGCGCCTCGCGGTAGCTGCCAAATAGATCGGCTCCTAGTGAGAAGGCCAGGGCCCCTAGTGCGGAGTTGACCACGCTGACAACGTGCAGTAATCCCGACACGGAACCAATGTTGCGGATGCCGAACAGCGCCGGCAGGAGGGCGCCGTTGATCGCCGCTCCACCGCCTGTGCAGATCCCCAGGCCGATCGAATAGGCGAACACTGTGGCGGTAGTGGTTCCCGTCCCGCCTAACAGGCAACTCACGGTCAGCAACAGGGCGATCGCCGCGGGAAGCAGGAACCGACCACGGCGATCCGAGGCCCAACCGAAGGCCAGGCCACCGGCAATTGCTCCTATGGCTTGGGGAAGGAACATGGCCGCCGCCCGGGCATCGGAGTAGTCCAGCTCACCCAGCACGTTGGTCTGATGGAACACCATCCCGGTGATCAGGAGACTGTTGGCCGACGCCACAGCAGCCAGTACCCAAAATGCCGGTGACTGCAACACCTCGGCTCTTGACGGCGAGGGTCCGCCAGCGTCCCTTCCGCCGTTGGAGTCTGCAATCCTGCCGTCGGGGACCTGTCCGAGGTCCGATGGCCGATCCACCATTCCGAACCGGGCAATGGCGATAACACTGACGAGGATCACGCAAGCGGCGGCGACCCAGGTCGACCGCCATCCCCAGGCATTCACACCAATGGACAGGCCAAGGGGGACCACCGCCATGCCAGCTGCCGTCAAAGTCATCGAGACGCCCAGGGCAAATCCCCGGCGTCGCTCGAACCAGTGCACGATCGAAACCCGCGCCGCCAGCGAAAGAGCACCCTGTCCCATCATCCGGATACCCAAGAACCCGACGGCTAGCCACGCCACGTGGCGGATCAGGGACATATGGACCAAGACCGCGGCGAACACAACGGCGATCACCGTCATAGCCCGTCGGACGCCCACCTCGTCGATCCAGCGCCCGAGTCGTGGAAGCGCCGTCGACGCCCCCAGGGTGCCCACCATGTAGGCGGTCGACACTGCGGTGTCTGACGCGTCAAGGTCAAACGCCATTGCCTCGCGGAAGACCGACACACCAATGGACTGGCCAGGGCCGGTCAGCGCTCCCACGAGGCTGGCCAAGCCCACTATCCGCCATCCGTAAAATCCGGTGGGGGAGCGGGGGCCCGATACCCCGACGGCGACCATCTGCGGACGCTAGCGGTCCAGATCAGGTCTTCTGGGCGACTCCACGTATGCCTCTAGCGCCGATGAACCGATTACGAGGCCGACGCACCGAGGGTGCACCAGGTATCGGTTCCTGGTGCTGGTCAGTCAGTCATTGTCCGTCGGCATGCCGCTTATCGATTCATCCCATAGTTGTGCAGTGCAGTGGTTCGACCACTGCGGTGCACCGCTTATCCAGCGGTACGGCATGCTCGCGGGGGAACTCGTCCTCGTCCCGGTACTTCTTCGCCATGGCGTCCAGCAGGCTCAGGGCGCCGTCGCGTTCCCACCCGACTACGCGACCACGGACCTCAAGGTACCGCTCGTTGTTGTCGGGATCGGTGGCCGACAAGGCAATGCGGTCGTCGGCGCAGAGATTGCGCCATTTCTGACGGCCCTCAGCGTGGGGGAAGCGGACATGGGTGCCGTCGAAAGTGGCCCACACCGGTGAGACCTGAGGTTCGCCATTGGGGCCGATGGTTGCGATATGCCAGATAGCTGGCAGGTCGAACAGGTCGACGTGTGTAGCGGGGATATCGGCGATTGAGGGGGAGGTGTCCATGGACGGACGCTAGCCCCACGGGATGATTCCCATGGCCTTCGCCAGGGCTCACCCGGAGCCTCCGTCGTTCTAGAACAGGTCCGGTTCGCCGATCACACCATCGGCTAGCAACCCGTCGATCTCGACATCGGTCCGGCCGATGCTGCGTAGAACCTCACGGTTATCTGCCCCCTTATGGGATGCCGACAGGCGCATCTCGATGGGCGTTTCGGAGAACCGGGCCCCCGGACGGGCGCTCCGGACCGTGCCGGCGGAGGGATGTTCCCACGTGGCGATCGCCCCGTTGTGCACTACCTGCGGATGGTTCAACACCTCTTCCTTTTCGAGGATCGGACCACTCGGGACATCCGCCTCCAATAGCCCGGCCAGAGCGTCAGCCATGGTGATGGATGCAAACGCTTCGGCGGTCATCACACCGAAGTCGACAAGGTTCTGCTGGTCACGGACGAAGCCCTCGAGGCTGTAGCGGGGATCGTCACACCATTCAGGATGTCCGACAGCCCGACACACCCCATGGATGTGCGCCGTCGAGGCCGAGAAGTAGATGATCTTTCCGTCGATGCAGTCAGTCAAGCGGTAGACCTCGGCCAGCGTCTTGCCCGGCGATACGCCGTCTCCCTTCATGGTGTGGGCCACCATCCCGTCGTTCCAGAAGAACGCAAGTGTGGCGTCCAGCATTGGGATGACCACGTGTTGGCCACCGGAACCCCGTTCTCTGGCCAGGAGAGCAGCGGTGCAGGCCTGCGCCACGGTCAGAGCGGTGGCCTTATCAGACACGATATTGCGGACTAAATCGGGGAACGGGATATCCGGGTTCACCTGGTGGGACACCATTCCGGTCAGACCCTGGATAACCGGATCAAGGACCGGTCGCCCCGAGTAGGGCCCATCGGGACCGTAACCACTGATTGACACGTAAACGATGTCGGGATTCACTGCCCGGACGTCGTCATAGCCGACACCCAGTCGATCGCACGCTCCCGGTCGGAAGTTTTGAATGAAGACATCAACCTCGGCAGCGAGGTCTAGGAGGATCCTTCGACCTTCGTCTCGACTTAGATCCAGCGACATCGAGCGCTTGCCACGGTTGCCATTGATGTAGAAGGCCGAGAGGCCGCCGCGGGCGAAGTTCTGTCGACGGGTCACGTCCTGGCCCACCACCGGTTCAACCTTGATCACGTCCGCTCCCTGGTCGGAAAGGAGCATCGTCCCGAACGGTCCG carries:
- a CDS encoding CaiB/BaiF CoA-transferase family protein, translating into MSGPLDGFRILDLSQIVSGPFGTMLLSDQGADVIKVEPVVGQDVTRRQNFARGGLSAFYINGNRGKRSMSLDLSRDEGRRILLDLAAEVDVFIQNFRPGACDRLGVGYDDVRAVNPDIVYVSISGYGPDGPYSGRPVLDPVIQGLTGMVSHQVNPDIPFPDLVRNIVSDKATALTVAQACTAALLARERGSGGQHVVIPMLDATLAFFWNDGMVAHTMKGDGVSPGKTLAEVYRLTDCIDGKIIYFSASTAHIHGVCRAVGHPEWCDDPRYSLEGFVRDQQNLVDFGVMTAEAFASITMADALAGLLEADVPSGPILEKEEVLNHPQVVHNGAIATWEHPSAGTVRSARPGARFSETPIEMRLSASHKGADNREVLRSIGRTDVEIDGLLADGVIGEPDLF
- a CDS encoding glycosyltransferase family 4 protein gives rise to the protein MTPEPSADDRTSVEKLGDDLDECIDRSGIRRVHVLAWRDLEDPEAGGSELHLQEVTSRWANAGLEVCIRTSEVAGQPATIMRDGVEVVRRAGRHQVFPRAVLAELLGRHGRRDALVEVWNGMPFLSPLWARGPRMVIQHHDHADMWPLALPPGPARLGSILEHRLAPRWYRSTPVVTLSASSRDGLIAGVGHRPDGVHVVEPGVHRRFSPAGRRDSEPLIVSVGRLTASKRVDVLIRAFAEARDQVAGLRLEVIGDGPEEEALRALAGDLGVYAATTFRGRVSNDELVAAYRRARLVASASISEGWGMTLTEAAACATPSVATDIAGHRDAVIDGRTGLLATTDDELAGLLVEALGSRWDQLSAGALTGATRFDWDRTASGAFRVLASTVPAQ
- a CDS encoding MBOAT family protein, whose translation is MLFPTITFAVFLLLVLAVHTVLMERPRAWKASMLVASYIFYGWWDWRFLSLIWVSTLVDFVAGRAMHASDDPSRRRFWLWCSLATNLGMLGFFKYAGFFVDSFVDLLGSLGVQATAGPLGIILPVGISFYTFQTMSYSIDIYRRVLEPTNRLLDFALFVGFFPQLVAGPIVRARDFLAQLATDDRSPIDTGRATRLVLGGLFKKMVLADVLGSKLVDGVFADPGGATGLETLLGIYGYALQIYGDFSGYSDIAIGIALLLGFRFPVNFDQPYRALSLQDFWRRWHISLSSWLRDYLYIGLGGSRRGRSRTARNLMATMLLGGLWHGAGWTFVLWGAIHGVGLVAERSIPGLLGGAEPSRPGRVVRTLVTFHIVCIGWVFFRSVNVDRAMEVFGALGGSWTTAPEVGFGVVLLLLVGAATQLLPVGAADRWWDRAARLPVVLQATGFTCAILAFDLLGPEGVKPFLYFAF
- a CDS encoding PPOX class F420-dependent oxidoreductase — its product is MDTSPSIADIPATHVDLFDLPAIWHIATIGPNGEPQVSPVWATFDGTHVRFPHAEGRQKWRNLCADDRIALSATDPDNNERYLEVRGRVVGWERDGALSLLDAMAKKYRDEDEFPREHAVPLDKRCTAVVEPLHCTTMG
- a CDS encoding MFS transporter, whose amino-acid sequence is MVAVGVSGPRSPTGFYGWRIVGLASLVGALTGPGQSIGVSVFREAMAFDLDASDTAVSTAYMVGTLGASTALPRLGRWIDEVGVRRAMTVIAVVFAAVLVHMSLIRHVAWLAVGFLGIRMMGQGALSLAARVSIVHWFERRRGFALGVSMTLTAAGMAVVPLGLSIGVNAWGWRSTWVAAACVILVSVIAIARFGMVDRPSDLGQVPDGRIADSNGGRDAGGPSPSRAEVLQSPAFWVLAAVASANSLLITGMVFHQTNVLGELDYSDARAAAMFLPQAIGAIAGGLAFGWASDRRGRFLLPAAIALLLTVSCLLGGTGTTTATVFAYSIGLGICTGGGAAINGALLPALFGIRNIGSVSGLLHVVSVVNSALGALAFSLGADLFGSYREALTVFAIWPAVLVVVAIVWRPRLPAPAISPHS